In one window of Microplitis demolitor isolate Queensland-Clemson2020A chromosome 4, iyMicDemo2.1a, whole genome shotgun sequence DNA:
- the LOC103570494 gene encoding transmembrane protein 60, which yields MAVLHRALFTWFELLIFLILLVLRLDQRILWNWFIVFIPMWVYDCILLIYIIFNMVSHCKNNHNTTNCLRRKGWHMIAVLLKLSVQILICLRLEAPYLNLPAKAVLAPFWLLLPALTIDVFVHLIQHSRY from the exons ATGGCAGTGCTGCATCGCGCATTATTCACATGGttcgaattattaatttttttaattcttctagTTCTGAGACTAGACCAACGCATATTATGGAACtggtttattgtttttataccCATGTGGGTTTATGACTgtatattattgatatatattatatttaatatggtgtcccattgtaaaaataatcataataccACCAATTGTTTAAGGCGgaag GGCTGGCATATGATCGcagtattattaaaattaagcgtacaaatattaatatgttTAAGATTAGAAGCtccttatttaaatttaccagcAAAAGCTGTCCTAGCACCTTTTTGGTTACTTTTACCTGCATTGACGATTGATGTATTTGTTCATTTGATCCAACACTCGAGATACTGA